Proteins encoded within one genomic window of Saccharomyces paradoxus chromosome V, complete sequence:
- the BRR2 gene encoding ATP-dependent RNA helicase BRR2 (RNA-dependent ATPase RNA helicase (DEIH box)~similar to YER172C) yields the protein MTEHETRDKVKKIREIYRYDEMSNKVLKVDKRFMNISQNPQRDAEISQPKSMSGRISAKDMGQSLRSNVNKEIKESDVAVEKTEKSTSLRKIQQHSTILNSSSNFRLHYYPKSPSNVEVYEQVLLWVTEVLGNDIPHDLIIGTADILIKQLKENEENGDGNIEKRKEKIQDELGININTPKFTELVKLMKNLTDYEIHPDKTDKQAVAILADDEKSDEEEVAELSNNTNVLEREINDDDEEEEEEYDHNGVEVNLKTTNNRALPNIENDIIKLSDDKRSNIESIPIYSIDEFFLQRKLRSELDYKDTSAIQDLSEKILHEIKSYERNPVALEQKLVYLLDFENIPLAEFILKNRSAIFWGIRLAKSTENEIPNVIEEMVVNGLDDLVEQYKFRNTAFAKRELDSGDDQPQSSEAKRTKFSNPAIPPVVDLEKIRFDESSKLMTVTKVSLPEGSFKRVKPQYDEIHIPAPKKPVIDYELKEIASLPAWCQEAFPSSETMSFNPIQSKVFNAAFEGDSNMLICAPTGSGKTNIALLTILKALSHYYNPTTKSLNLSAFKIVYIAPLKALVQEQVREFQRRLAFLGIKVAELTGDSRLSRKQIEETQILVSTPEKWDITTRNSNNLAIVELVHLLIIDEIHLLHDERGPVLESIVARTFWASKYGQECPRIIGLSATLPNYEDVGRFLRVPKEGLFYFDSSFRPCPLSQQFCGIKERNSLKKLKAMNDVCYEKVLESINEGNQIIVFVHSRKETSRTATWLKKKFMEENIAHKLTKNDSGSKQILKTEAANVIDPSLRKLIESGIGTHHAGLARNDRSLSEDLFADGLLQVLVCTATLAWGVNLPAHTVIIKGTDVYSPEKGSWEQLSPQDVLQMLGRAGRPRYDTFGEGIIITDQSNIQYYLSVLNQQLPIESQFVSKLVDNLNAEVVAGNIKCRSDAVNWLSYTYLYVRMLASPTLYKIPDISEDRQLKKFRESLIHSALGILKEQELVLYDAENDVVEATDLGNIASSFYINHASMNVYNRELDEHTTQIDLFRIFAMSEEFKYISVRYEEKRELKQLLEKAPIPIREDIDDPLAKVNVLLQSYFSQLKFEGFALNADMVFIHQNAGRLLRAMFEICLKRGWGHPTRMLLNFCKSATTRMWPTNSPLRQFKKCPVEVIKRLEASTVPWGDYLQLETPAEVGRAIRSEKYGKQVYDLLRRFPKISVTCNAQPITRSVIRFNVEIIADWMWDMKIHGSLQPFLLMLEDTDGDSILFYDLLFITPDMMGREFTFSFTHELKQHNQNNLPPNFFLTVISENWWHSESEIPVSFSGFKLPNKFPPPTPLLENINISTSELGNDDFSEVFGFKTFNKIQSQVFESLYNSNDSVFVGSAKGSGKTAIAELALLNHWRQNKGRAVYINSSEKKIDAVLSEWNKRLSHLAGGKTINKLGNDPSLNLRLLAKSHVLLATPVQFELLSRRWRQRKNIQSLELVIYDDAHEISQGVYGAVYETLISRMIFIATQLEKKIRFVCLSNCLANARDFGEWAGMTKSNIYNFSPSERVEPLEINIQSFKDVEHISFNSSMLQMAFEASAAAAANRNSSSVFLSSRKDCVEVASAFMRFSKAIQWDMLNAEEEQVVAYVEKLTDSHLRAPLKHGVGILYKGMAPNDERIVKKLFEYGAVSVLLISKDCSAFACKTDEVIILGTNFYDGAEHKYMSYTINELLEMVGLANGNDSMAGKVLILTSHNMKTYYKKFLIEPLPTESFLQYIIHDTLNNEIANSIIHSKQDCVDWFTYSYFYRRIHVNPSYYGVRDTSPYGISVFLTNLVETSLNDLVESSFIEIDDTETETKAEVKGGDDEATEMISALNNGLIASHYGVSFFTIQSFVSSLSNTSTLKDMLYVLSTAVEFESIPLRKGDRALLVRLSKKLPLKFPGDASSDSVSLKVFLLLQAYFSRVELPVDFQNDLRDILEKVVSLINVVVDILSANGYLNATTAMDLAQMLIQGVWDVDNPLRQIPHFNNKILEKCKEINVETVYDIMALEDDERDEILTLTGSQLAQVAAFVNNYPNVELTYSLNNSDSLTSGAKQKITIQLTRDVEPESLQVTSEKYPFDKLEGWWLVLGDVSEKELYAIKKVTLNKETQHYELEFDTPTSGKHNLTIWCVCDSYLDADKELSFEINVK from the coding sequence atgacTGAGCACGAAACGAGGGATAAggtcaaaaaaattagagaGATCTATCGTTATGATGAGATGTCCAATAAGGTGTTGAAAGTCGATAAGCGCTTTATGAATATCAGCCAAAATCCCCAGAGGGACGCGGAAATATCACAGCCAAAGTCTATGAGTGGCAGAATTAGTGCTAAAGATATGGGGCAGAGCCTGCGCAGTAATGTTAAtaaggaaataaaagaaagtgatGTCGCTGTggaaaaaactgaaaagaGCACATCTTTAAGAAAAATCCAACAGCATAGTACCATTTTGAACTCCTCCTCCAATTTCAGGTTACACTATTATCCAAAGAGTCCCTCAAATGTTGAAGTTTACGAGCAGGTTTTGCTGTGGGTTACAGAAGTTTTAGGTAATGATATACCCCATGACCTTATTATTGGAACTGCAGACATACTTATCAaacaattgaaagaaaatgaagaaaatggagaCGGTAATATTGAAAAGCGAAAGGAAAAGATCCAGGATGAGTTGGGCATCAATATAAATACCCCAAAGTTTACCGAGTTAGTCAAACTTATGAAAAACCTTACCGATTATGAAATTCATCCTGACAAAACCGATAAGCAAGCAGTGGCGATTCTTGccgatgatgaaaaatcagatgaggaagaagtGGCAGAACTGTCTAATAACACCAATGTTCTTGAGAGAGAAATcaacgatgatgatgaggaggaggaggaggaatATGATCATAATGGCGTTGAAGTCAACCTCAAAACAACGAATAACAGGGCATTGccaaatattgaaaacgaTATAATCAAGCTTTCTGATGATAAAAGAAGTAATATTGAGAGCATTCCGATATATTCAATTGATGAATTCTTTTTGCAGAGAAAACTTCGGTCGGAGCTTGATTATAAGGATACTTCTGCAATACAAGACCTTTCAGAGAAGATTTTGCATGAGATTAAAAGTTATGAGCGTAATCCAGTAGCGTTGGAGCAGAAGTTGGTTTATCTGCTTGACTTCGAGAATATACCACTGGCTGAATTTATTCTTAAGAATAGATCTGCAATCTTTTGGGGCATACGGCTAGCAAAGAGCACAGAGAATGAAATACCGAACGTAATAGAGGAAATGGTTGTAAATGGCTTGGACGATCTTGTTGAACAGTACAAATTTAGAAACACTGCTTTCGCAAAGCGTGAACTTGATTCTGGTGACGATCAGCCACAGTCTTCGGAAGCAAAAAGGACAAAATTCAGTAATCCAGCAATACCGCCCGTTGtagatttggaaaagattAGGTTTGATGAAAGTTCTAAATTAATGACCGTTACAAAAGTATCCCTGCCGGAAGGATCGTTCAAAAGAGTGAAACCACAGTATGACGAAATACATATTCCAGCCCCGAAGAAGCCTGTTATTGATTATGagttgaaagaaattgctTCTTTGCCAGCTTGGTGTCAGGAGGCGTTTCCTTCATCGGAAACAATGTCATTCAATCCTATACAATCAAAGGTCTTTAACGCAGCATTCGAAGGTGATTCAAACATGTTAATATGTGCGCCTACTGGTTCAGGTAAGACTAATATTGCTTTATTAACTATATTGAAAGCTTTGTCCCATTATTATAACCCGACAACGAAAAGCTTGAACCTTTCTGCGTTTAAAATTGTTTATATAGCACCTTTGAAAGCATTAGTGCAGGAACAAGTGCGAGAATTTCAAAGGAGATTGGCCTTTTTAGGAATAAAAGTTGCTGAATTGACTGGTGATTCTAGGCTTAGcagaaaacaaattgaagagaCGCAAATTTTAGTTTCTACGCCAGAGAAGTGGGACATAACTACtagaaattcaaataatcTGGCTATCGTAGAACTAGTTCATTTGTTGATTATAGATGAAATACACTTGTTGCATGATGAAAGAGGACCAGTGTTGGAGAGTATTGTCGCTAGAACATTTTGGGCTTCCAAATATGGCCAGGAGTGCCCGAGAATTATAGGTCTTTCTGCAACTTTACCAAATTATGAGGATGTCGGGAGGTTTTTAAGGGTTCCTAAGGAAGgattattttattttgattcCTCATTTAGACCATGTCCACTATCTCAACAGTTTTGTGGAATCAAGGAACGAAACTCCTTGAAAAAGCTGAAAGCTATGAACGATGTTTGTTATGAGAAGGTTTTAGAATCCATCAATGAAGGCAATCAAATAATCGTGTTTGTTCACTCacgaaaagaaacatcaCGAACAGCGACATGgttaaagaagaagtttATGGAAGAGAACATTGCTCATAAACTAACCAAAAATGATTCAGGATCGAAGCAGATTTTAAAGACAGAAGCTGCGAACGTGATTGATCCAAGTCTAAGAAAATTAATTGAAAGTGGTATAGGGACGCATCACGCCGGGCTGGCTAGGAATGACAGATCTCTATCTGAAGATCTGTTTGCTGACGGATTATTGCAAGTATTGGTGTGCACTGCGACGTTGGCATGGGGTGTTAATCTCCCTGCTCATACAGTTATTATAAAAGGAACAGATGTTTATTCACCTGAAAAGGGGTCCTGGGAACAACTTTCTCCACAGGACGTACTTCAAATGTTAGGTAGAGCAGGTAGACCGAGGTATGACACATTTGGGGAAGGTATTATAATAACAGATCAATCAAACATTCAATATTATCTCTCGGTTTTAAATCAGCAATTGCCCATAGAATCACAATTCGTTTCAAAATTGGTTGACAATTTAAATGCTGAAGTTGTCGCTGGTAATATTAAATGCAGAAGTGATGCTGTAAATTGGTTGTCGTATACTTACTTATATGTCAGAATGTTAGCTTCCCCTACGCTTTATAAAATACCTGATATTTCAGAAGATAggcaattgaaaaagtttagAGAAAGTTTGATTCATTCAGCCCTAGGCATTTTGAAAGAACAAGAGTTGGTGTTATACGATGCTGAAAACGATGTGGTTGAGGCAACAGATCTAGGAAATATAGCGTCGTCATTTTACATAAACCATGCATCTATGAATGTTTACAATAGAGAGTTAGATGAACACACAACACAGATTGATCTTTTTAGAATATTTGCAATGTCAGAAGAGTTTAAGTACATATCGGTAAGATACGAAGAGAAGAGAGAACTGAAACAACTTCTAGAAAAAGCTCCTATTCCTATTAGAGAAGACATTGATGATCCATTAGCAAAAGTGAACGTTCTACTGCAATCTTATTTTTCCCAGCTAAAGTTCGAGGGTTTTGCACTAAATGCTGATATGGTTTTTATTCACCAAAATGCGGGTAGGCTATTACGTGCTATGTTTGAAATATGCTTGAAGAGAGGGTGGGGACATCCTACGCGGATGTTGCTAAATTTTTGTAAGTCTGCCACAACGAGAATGTGGCCAACAAACTCTCCTTTAAGacagttcaaaaaatgtcCTGTTGAGGTCATTAAAAGGCTGGAAGCTTCCACAGTACCATGGGGAGATTATCTACAACTAGAAACACCTGCCGAAGTTGGCCGTGCAATCAGatctgaaaaatatggGAAGCAGGTTTACGATTTATTGAGAAGGTTTCCTAAAATATCCGTAACATGTAATGCTCAGCCTATTACTCGTAGCGTTATAAGGTTCAACGTTGAAATAATAGCCGACTGGATGTGGGATATGAAAATACATGGTTCCCTTCAACCTTTTTTGCTCATGCTAGAAGATACTGATGGCGATTCGATACTTTTTTATGACCTACTATTTATCACTCCAGATATGATGGGGCGGGAATTTACCTTTTCCTTTACTCACGAGTTAAAGCAGCACAATCAAAATAACTTACCACCTAATTTCTTCCTTACTGTGATATCTGAAAACTGGTGGCATAGTGAATCCGAGATTCCAGTTTCCTTCAGTGGTTTTAAGCTTCCGAATAAATTTCCTCCTCCCACTCCCCTTCTGGAGAATATTAATATTTCAACATCAGAGCTTGGCAACGATGATTTTTCCGAAGTATTTGGATTCAAAACTTTCAACAAGATCCAGAGCCAGGTTTTCGAATCTCTCTACAATTCGAATGACTCGGTGTTTGTAGGTTCAGCAAAGGGCTCGGGTAAAACGGCCATAGCTGAATTAGCGTTGCTAAATCACTGGAGACAGAATAAAGGAAGAGCGGTTTATATCAATTCgtctgaaaaaaaaattgatgcTGTGCTATCCGAGTGGAATAAAAGGTTATCTCATCTTGCTGGTGGAAAGACCATTAATAAGCTGGGAAATGATCCTTCACTAAATTTAAGACTATTAGCAAAAAGTCATGTTCTCTTGGCTACCCCTGTGCAATTTGAGCTTTTGTCACGTCGCTGGaggcaaagaaaaaacatcCAAAGTTTAGAATTGGTGATATATGATGACGCTCATGAGATTAGTCAAGGTGTTTATGGTGCAGTCTATGAAACGCTAATTTCCAGAATGATATTTATAGCTACCCaacttgaaaagaaaattcgaTTTGTTTGCCTGTCGAATTGTTTGGCAAATGCTCGTGATTTTGGTGAATGGGCTGGTATGACAAAGTCAAACATATATAACTTTTCTCCAAGCGAAAGAGTTGAACCTCTCGAAATAAACATTCAGTCATTTAAAGATGTTGAACACATATCGTTCAATTCTTCGATGCTTCAAATGGCATTTGAAGCatctgctgctgctgcgGCAAATCGAAATTCTAGCTCGGTGTTCCTATCATCCAGAAAAGATTGTGTTGAAGTTGCGTCTGCATTTATGAGGTTTTCAAAAGCAATACAATGGGATATGTTGAATGCCGAAGAAGAGCAAGTCGTAGCGTacgttgaaaaattgacaGATAGCCATTTAAGGGCGCCTTTAAAACATGGTGTGGGTATTCTGTATAAGGGGATGGCACCAAATGACGAAAGAATCGTAAAAAAGTTATTCGAATACGGTGCAGTATCAGTTTTACTCATTTCTAAGGATTGCTCCGCTTTCGCTTGTAAAACTGATGAAGTGATTATACTAGGGACCAACTTTTACGATGGTGCAGAGCATAAATATATGTCATATACCATAAATGAACTTTTAGAAATGGTGGGACTAGCTAATGGTAACGATTCAATGGCTGGTAAGGTTTTAATTTTGACGAGTCACAACATGAAGACCTACTACAAGAAGTTTTTAATTGAGCCCCTGCCTACTGAGAGTTTTTTACAGTATATCATTCATGATACTTTGAACAACGAGATTGCAAATTCTATTATACACAGCAAACAAGATTGTGTTGACTGGTTTACTTATTCGTATTTCTATCGCCGTATCCATGTGAATCCAAGCTATTATGGTGTAAGGGATACATCCCCATATGGCATTTCAGTTTTTTTAACCAATCTAGTTGAAACCAGTTTGAACGACTTGGTTGAATCATCTTTTATTGAGATTGATGATACAGAAACTGAAACAAAAGCAGAAGTTAAAGGAGGAGATGATGAAGCAACTGAAATGATCTCTGCCTTGAATAACGGGTTGATTGCTTCTCATTATGGTGTATCCTTTTTCACTATTCAGTCATTCGTTTCCTCTTTATCGAATACGTCAACACTTAAAGATATGTTGTATGTTCTTTCCACAGCGGTTGAATTCGAAAGTATCCCACTTAGAAAGGGCGACAGAGCATTACTTGTCAGATTAAGTAAAAAACTACCATTAAAATTTCCTGGCGACGCTTCTTCTGATTCTGTGAGCTTGAAAGTTTTCCTGTTGTTACAAGCGTATTTTTCACGTGTTGAATTACCTGTAGACTTTCAAAATGATTTAAGAGACATTTTAGAAAAGGTCGTTTCATTAATTAACGTTGTGGTTGATATTCTTTCAGCAAACGGATATTTGAATGCCACTACCGCCATGGACTTGGCGCAGATGTTGATTCAAGGTGTATGGGATGTTGATAACCCGCTGAGGCAGATCCCGCACTTCAACAATAAGATTCTGGAAAAatgtaaagaaattaacGTTGAGACGGTTTATGATATAATGGCTCTTGAGGACGATGAGAGGGATGAAATTCTAACGCTCACTGGTTCACAGCTTGCTCAGGTCGCCGCGTTTGTCAACAATTACCCCAACGTTGAACTTACTTATTCGTTGAATAATTCTGATTCCTTAACTTCAGGtgcaaaacaaaaaattaccATTCAATTAACAAGAGATGTTGAACCTGAAAGTTTGCAAGTAACTTCCGAAAAGTATCCATTTGATAAACTAGAAGGTTGGTGGTTAGTTTTAGGTGACGTCTCTGAAAAGGAACTTTATGCTATCAAGAAAGTTACTTTAAATAAGGAGACTCAACACTATGAATTAGAATTTGATACTCCGACATCTGGTAAACATAACTTAACCATTTGGTGCGTCTGTGATTCATATCTTGACGCAGATAAAGAATTGTCATTTGAGATAAATGTGAAGTAA
- the GRX4 gene encoding monothiol glutaredoxin GRX4 (Glutathione-dependent oxidoreductase~similar to YER174C): MAVVEITSQDQFTQLTTTSAANKLIVLYFQAQWADPCKSMSQVLEAVSEEVNQEDVRFLSIDADKHPEISDLFEIAAVPYFVFIQNGTIVKEISGADPKEFVRSLEALSSGSASLGSNAKGPTSASDEENSGCSDDEEVETEEEINARLVKLVQAAPVMLFMKGSPSEPKCGFSRQLVGILREHQIRFGFFDILRDDNVRQSLKKFSDWPTFPQLYINGEFQGGLDIIKESIEEDPEYFQHALQ; this comes from the coding sequence ATGGCTGTAGTTGAAATAACAAGCCAGGACCAATTTACGCAACTTACCACTACAAGTGCTGCTAATAAACTCATCGTTTTGTATTTTCAAGCTCAATGGGCCGATCCTTGCAAAAGTATGAGCCAGGTGCTTGAAGCTGTCAGTGAAGAAGTTAACCAAGAGGATGTCCGATTTTTATCAATAGATGCTGACAAACATCCAGAAATATCAgacctttttgaaattgcaGCCGTACCATACTTCGTCTTCATTCAAAATGGCACTATCGTGAAAGAGATTTCAGGCGCAGATCCGAAGGAGTTTGTGAGAAGCTTAGAAGCTCTCTCGAGTGGTTCTGCCTCACTAGGGAGCAATGCTAAGGGTCCTACATCTGCTTCAGATGAGGAAAACAGTGGGTGTtccgatgatgaagaggtTGAAaccgaagaagaaataaacgCAAGGCTGGTGAAGCTAGTGCAAGCTGCGCCTGTGATGCTGTTCATGAAGGGAAGTCCATCAGAACCCAAGTGCGGATTCTCTAGACAGTTAGTAGGTATTCTCAGAGAACATCAAATAAGGtttggattttttgatatattaaGAGATGATAACGTTAGACAAAGCCTGAAGAAGTTTTCTGATTGGCCTACTTTCCCTCAGTTATATATCAACGGGGAATTCCAAGGAGGTTTGGATATTATTAAGGAATCTATAGAAGAAGATCCTGAATATTTCCAACATGCTCTACAGTAA
- the TMT1 gene encoding trans-aconitate 3-methyltransferase (Trans-aconitate methyltransferase~similar to YER175C): protein MSTFSASDFNSKRYSSSRPSYPSDFYKIIDAYHDGERKLLVDVGCGPGTATLQMAKELKLFDRIIGSDLSATMIKTAEAIKEGSSDTYKNVSFKISSSDNFEFLGADLVDKQTVDMITAVECAHWFDFERFQQSVYANLRKDGTIAIWGYADPIFPDYPEFDDLMIEVPYGKETLGPYWEQPGRSRLRNMLRDSHLDPARFHDIQVSYFCAEDVRDEVKLRQHTEKPLLIRKQVTLVEFAEYVKTWSAYHQWKQDPKNKDKEDVADWFIKESLRRRPELTANTKIEVVWNTFYKLGKRI, encoded by the coding sequence ATGTCTACCTTTTCTGCTTCTGATTTCAACTCGAAAAGATACTCCTCTTCAAGACCTTCCTATCCTTCCGATTTCTACAAGATAATTGATGCATACCATGAtggagaaagaaaactacTCGTCGATGTTGGGTGTGGACCAGGTACTGCCACTTTACAGATGGCTAAGGAGTTGAAACTATTTGACCGAATTATTGGGAGTGATCTTTCTGCCACCATGATTAAGACTGCGGAAGCTATAAAGGAAGGAAGTTCTGATACATACAAGAACGtttcatttaaaatttcctCCAGTGATAACTTCGAATTTCTAGGCGCAGACTTAGTGGATAAACAGACGGTCGATATGATCACCGCTGTAGAATGCGCCCATTGGTTTGATTTCGAAAGGTTTCAGCAATCCGTTTATGCCAATTTGAGGAAAGACGGCACCATCGCTATTTGGGGCTATGCGGACCCAATATTTCCAGACTATCCTGAATTTGATGATCTAATGATTGAAGTTCCATATGGGAAGGAAACCCTGGGGCCTTATTGGGAACAACCGGGCAGATCTCGCCTTCGCAACATGCTAAGAGACTCCCACTTGGACCCGGCACGTTTCCATGATATTCAGgtttcatatttttgtgCAGAAGATGTAAGGGATGAGGTAAAACTCCGCCAGCATACAGAGAAACCATTGCTAATCAGAAAGCAAGTTACTCTAGTCGAGTTTGCAGAATACGTCAAAACCTGGAGTGCCTACCATCAGTGGAAGCAGGATCCAAAGAACAAAGACAAAGAGGACGTGGCAGATTGGTTTATTAAAGAGTCCCTGAGACGAAGGCCGGAACTTACCGCCAATACCAAAATTGAAGTTGTTTGGAATACTTTTTACAAGCTTGGTAAAAGGATCTAA
- the RAD24 gene encoding Rad24p (Checkpoint protein~similar to YER173W): MDSLNLNKRPSLQYSLSSLGSQITKWNSSRPTSPVRNARSTERESLSKQDVVDTSPNIDENGGEQWQERFKPTCLEQVAIHKRKLKDVREALDAMFLPDAKHRILLLSGPSGCSKSTVIKELSKILVPKYRQKSNLMSLRGISNDHEVTEFRGDCIVNDLPQMESFSEFLKGARYLVMSNLSLILIEDLPNVFHIDTRRRFQQLILQWLYSSEPLLPPLVICVTECEIPENDSNYRRFGIDYTFSAETIMSKEILMHSRLKRIKFNPINSTLLKKHLKLICVQNMKMLKEKNKWNKRQEVIDFIARETGDIRSAITSLQFWATSSGNLPISTRESTISYFHAIGKVIHGSHSTKNDNDMINNLFKNSNGLLSKQDFKLGILENYNTFNRGKFSISDASSIVDCLSECDTMNGLPEPNEYSLREVRKIFRNISKEGHNHGTVYFPREWKVRKLQNSFKVQSEDWLNVNLYKYGAVHSFRNITMEFGYYAPLIRKFQSYKKKSMLYYLKNLPADSLELKQTMDKFSDLMKIENGIDMMDRIGGPIEALSVEDGLTPLMDNDSSNSDHLEDQKRERDRRLRVLIDQYEKNVMMVNDGLEDGEASFNDDPIVDSDDSNNIGNETFGRSDEDESLYEMLSQRQPRNAPVISESLSDSDLEVL; this comes from the coding sequence ATGGATAGTTTGAATTTGAACAAACGGCCCTCATTACAATACAGTCTCAGTTCGTTGGGCTCACAAATCACAAAATGGAACTCATCTAGACCGACCTCGCCAGTACGTAATGCTAGAAGCACAGAGCGTGAATCCCTTTCCAAGCAAGATGTAGTTGATACCTCCCCAAATATTGATGAGAACGGCGGTGAACAGTGGCAAGAAAGATTTAAGCCCACTTGTTTGGAGCAGGTGGCCATTcataaaagaaagcttAAAGATGTACGAGAAGCTTTAGATGCCATGTTTTTGCCTGACGCCAAGCATAGAATCCTGCTACTCTCTGGCCCTAGTGGATGCTCCAAAAGTACAGTCATAAAAGagctttcaaaaattttagttCCTAAATATAGACAAAAAAGCAACTTAATGTCCCTTCGAGGGATCTCGAACGACCATGAAGTGACCGAGTTCAGAGGTGATTGCATAGTCAACGATCTTCCTCAGATGGAAAGCTTTAGTGAGTTTTTAAAAGGTGCAAGGTATCTTGTGATGTCCAACCTATCATTGATACTTATTGAGGACCTACCAAACGTCTTTCATATAGACACAAGACGTCGATTTCAACAACTTATATTGCAGTGGCTATATAGTTCAGAGCCTCTATTACCCCCCCTTGTGATATGCGTAACAGAATGTGAAATTCCAGAGAATGATAGTAACTATCGCAGGTTTGGAATTGATTATACGTTTAGTGCAGAAACCATCATGAGCAAAGAAATATTGATGCATTCGAGgttgaaaagaattaaGTTTAATCCAATTAATAGcactttattgaagaaacaCTTGAAACTTATTTGTGTTcagaatatgaaaatgttgaaggagaaaaataaatggaaTAAAAGACAGGAAGTCATAGATTTTATCGCACGAGAGACCGGCGATATCAGGTCAGCAATTACTAGTCTTCAATTTTGGGCGACCTCAAGTGGAAATTTGCCCATTTCAACACGGGAATCCACCATATCATACTTTCATGCTATTGGGAAGGTTATTCACGGTTCGCATAGCACGAAGAACGATAACGATATGATTAATAACCTTTTCAAGAATTCCAACGGTTTGTTATCAAAGCAGGATTTCAAACTAGGAATATTAGAGAACTACAATACATTTAATAGAGGCAAATTTAGCATCTCTGATGCATCATCAATTGTAGATTGCTTGAGTGAATGTGATACTATGAACGGTCTGCCAGAGCCCAATGAGTACAGTTTACGGGAAGTGCGCAAAATATTTCGTAACATCAGCAAGGAGGGCCATAACCATGGGACGGTTTATTTTCCTAGAGAATGGAAAGTTAGgaaattacaaaattcATTCAAAGTTCAATCTGAGGATTGGTTAAATGTTAACCTTTATAAATATGGCGCAGTCCATTCTTTCAGGAATATAACTATGGAATTTGGTTACTATGCACCTTTAATTAGGAAGTTTCAGAgctataaaaaaaagtccaTGCTctattatttaaaaaatcttccGGCTGACTCTTTGGAGCTCAAACAAACCATGGACAAATTCAGtgatttaatgaagatAGAGAACGGTATCGACATGATGGATCGGATAGGCGGGCCTATTGAAGCACTATCTGTAGAGGATGGACTAACACCATTGATGGACAACGATAGCAGTAATTCGGACCATTTAGAAGACCAAAAAAGGGAAAGGGACAGAAGACTTCGCGTTTTGATTGACcaatatgaaaagaatgTAATGATGGTGAATGACGGCCTTGAAGATGGAGAGGCCTCCTTTAACGATGACCCTATTGTCGATAGCGATGACAGCAATAATATTGGTAATGAAACATTTGGGAGGAGCGATGAGGACGAATCGCTTTATGAAATGCTGTCTCAAAGACAACCACGTAATGCGCCAGTCATCAGTGAGTCACTTTCAGATTCGGATCTGGAAGTACTCTAA